One genomic region from Campylobacter sp. RM5004 encodes:
- a CDS encoding hydrogenase small subunit: protein MQNLNAKKDLMQILNEHGFSRRDFLKWSSGMATMLGLGVTFAPNIANAVENASNTPVIWLHMAECTGCSESLLRSDAPTIDSLIFDYLNIEYHETVMAASGHQADENLENAIKKHAGKYVLLVEGAVPAGSSSFYLTLGSKGHTGEEIAKKACENAAAILAIGTCSSFGGIQAAAPNPTNAVPISKITNKSVINVPGCPPSEKNIVGSVLQLLLFGSMALDNFNRPKWAYEHRIHDYCERRGHFDAGEFVESFGDEGAKKGYCLYKVGCKGPYTFNNCAKHRFNQHTNWPIGAGHGCIGCSEPDFWDSMQAFEEPLKNKSFRTFFNDATSDKIGIGVLTLTGVAIAAHATISTIKKDKE, encoded by the coding sequence ATGCAAAATCTTAATGCCAAAAAAGATTTAATGCAAATACTAAACGAACATGGTTTTAGTAGAAGGGATTTTTTAAAATGGTCTAGCGGAATGGCTACTATGCTAGGACTTGGAGTAACTTTTGCTCCAAATATTGCAAATGCAGTAGAAAATGCTAGTAATACTCCTGTAATTTGGCTACATATGGCTGAATGCACAGGCTGTAGTGAGAGTTTACTTAGAAGTGATGCACCTACAATTGATAGTTTAATATTTGATTATTTAAATATTGAATATCACGAAACCGTAATGGCTGCAAGCGGTCATCAAGCTGATGAAAACTTAGAAAACGCTATTAAAAAACATGCAGGAAAATATGTATTATTAGTAGAAGGTGCAGTTCCTGCAGGAAGTTCTAGTTTTTATCTAACCTTGGGTTCTAAAGGCCATACAGGAGAAGAAATAGCAAAAAAAGCTTGTGAAAATGCAGCAGCGATTTTAGCAATAGGAACCTGTTCAAGCTTTGGTGGTATTCAAGCAGCTGCTCCAAATCCAACAAATGCTGTGCCAATTAGCAAGATTACAAATAAAAGCGTGATTAATGTTCCAGGCTGTCCTCCAAGTGAGAAAAATATCGTTGGCTCTGTTTTACAATTATTATTATTTGGTTCTATGGCACTTGATAATTTTAATCGTCCTAAGTGGGCATATGAGCATAGAATTCATGATTATTGTGAGCGTAGAGGGCATTTTGATGCAGGTGAGTTTGTTGAAAGCTTTGGCGATGAAGGTGCTAAGAAAGGTTATTGTCTTTATAAAGTTGGTTGTAAAGGACCATATACATTCAATAATTGTGCAAAGCATAGATTTAATCAGCACACAAACTGGCCAATCGGAGCTGGACATGGTTGTATAGGTTGCTCTGAGCCTGATTTTTGGGATAGTATGCAAGCTTTTGAAGAGCCACTTAAAAATAAATCATTTAGAACATTTTTTAATGATGCAACAAGTGATAAGATAGGAATAGGTGTATTAACACTAACAGGAGTAGCAATAGCTGCTCATGCAACAATTTCAACAATTAAAAAAGATAAGGAATAA
- the nifJ gene encoding pyruvate:ferredoxin (flavodoxin) oxidoreductase has protein sequence MAKVMKTMDGNEAAAYAAYAFTEVAGIYPITPSSPMADYTDIWASQGKKNIFGMPVKIVEMQSEAGAAGSVHGSLQAGALTTTYTASQGLLLKIPNMYKIAGQMLPGVIHVAARAIAAQALSIFGDHQDIYAARQTGFAMLCSNSVQQAMDLAGVAHLSAIKGRVPFMHFFDGFRTSHEIQKIEVMDYEVFKRLIDMDAVQAFRDACLNPEHPKTRGTAQNDDIYFQTRELANRYYDALPDVVADYMNEISKVTGRTYKPFVYYGAADATRVVVAMGSVNEALTEVVDYLNKKGEKVGVMMVHLYRPFSLKYFFNEMPKSVEKIAVLDRTKEPGSIGEPLYLDIKAAYYDQDNAPIIVGGRYGLSSKDVDPAQLLAVFENLNSEKPKNNFTIGINDDVTNLSLPLGKKISLGDESTTECLFYGLGADGTVGANKNSIKIIGDKTDLYAQAYFAYDSKKSGGYTRSHLRFSKKPITSTYLVSTPHFIACSVAAYLDIYDVLSGIRENGTFLLNSIWDEQTTIEKIPNKVKKVLAEKNVNFYIINATKLAREIGLGNRTNTIMQSAFFKLAKIIDYEDAQKYMKEFAYKSYVKKGEAIVEMNYKAIDTGAQGLVKVNVDPAWANLVVEEKKADDKYIGTAFVENIVKPMNAAKGDDLPVSAFLGHEDGSFEHGTTQFEKRGVGVMVPKWIEANCIQCNQCASVCPHAVIRPFLINEEEMANAPVGVKEHSLDAKGIKGESLKFKIQVSALDCTGCELCVTECPSKEKSLVMVPLEEELEKGEQDNADYLFHKVSYKDNYLAKDTTKGAQFAQPLFEFHGACPGCGETPYITLVTRMFGERMMIANATGCSSIYGGSAPSTPYRKNDKGFGPAWGNSLFEDNAEFGMGMRVATETIRHRIEDIMINTKDKAPNAIAALYGEWLANKKNADITADVRDRLIPLLEQHAELEGAKEILGLKNYVAKKSQWIFGGDGWAYDIGYGGLDHVLASGEDVNVLVMDTEVYSNTGGQASKSTRTGAVAQFAASGKPSQKKDLGQIAMTYGNIFVAQVNSNANYAHFIKALIAAEAYDGPSLIICYSPCIAHGIKGGMGASGDHAEIATKCGYWPIYTFDPRLEEEGKNPLKIVSREPDWDLYESFLMAEVRYNSLKKSNPKEAEELYARNKADAQRRYRQLKRLAAADYSN, from the coding sequence ATGGCAAAAGTTATGAAAACAATGGATGGTAACGAAGCCGCTGCATATGCTGCCTATGCGTTTACTGAAGTCGCAGGAATTTATCCTATTACTCCAAGTTCTCCAATGGCTGATTATACAGATATTTGGGCTTCTCAAGGTAAGAAAAATATTTTTGGTATGCCTGTTAAAATTGTAGAAATGCAAAGTGAAGCAGGTGCTGCAGGTAGTGTTCACGGCTCACTTCAAGCAGGTGCATTAACTACTACTTATACAGCTTCTCAAGGTTTATTACTTAAAATTCCTAATATGTATAAAATTGCAGGTCAAATGCTACCTGGTGTTATTCATGTTGCTGCTCGTGCAATTGCAGCTCAAGCTCTTTCAATTTTTGGAGATCATCAAGATATTTACGCAGCTCGCCAAACAGGTTTTGCGATGCTATGCTCAAATAGTGTTCAACAAGCTATGGATTTAGCTGGTGTTGCTCACCTTAGTGCTATTAAAGGTCGTGTTCCATTTATGCACTTCTTTGATGGTTTTAGAACTTCACACGAAATTCAAAAAATTGAAGTTATGGATTATGAAGTATTTAAAAGATTAATTGATATGGACGCAGTTCAAGCATTTCGTGATGCCTGTTTAAATCCTGAACATCCAAAAACTCGTGGAACAGCACAAAACGATGATATATACTTCCAAACTCGTGAATTAGCAAATAGATATTATGACGCTTTACCTGATGTAGTAGCTGATTATATGAATGAAATTTCAAAAGTTACAGGAAGAACTTATAAGCCATTTGTATATTACGGAGCAGCTGATGCAACTCGTGTGGTTGTAGCAATGGGTAGTGTAAATGAGGCTTTAACTGAAGTAGTTGATTATCTAAACAAAAAAGGCGAAAAAGTTGGTGTTATGATGGTTCATTTATATAGACCATTTAGCTTAAAATATTTCTTTAACGAAATGCCAAAATCAGTTGAAAAAATTGCTGTTTTAGATAGAACAAAAGAGCCAGGTAGTATAGGTGAGCCTTTATATCTTGATATTAAAGCAGCTTATTATGATCAAGATAATGCTCCTATTATTGTTGGTGGTAGATATGGTTTAAGCTCAAAAGACGTAGATCCTGCACAATTACTTGCAGTGTTTGAGAATTTGAATTCGGAAAAACCAAAAAATAATTTCACAATCGGTATTAATGATGATGTAACAAATCTTTCATTACCATTAGGTAAAAAGATTTCATTAGGAGATGAGAGCACAACTGAGTGTTTATTCTACGGACTTGGTGCTGATGGAACAGTTGGTGCAAACAAAAACTCAATTAAAATTATCGGAGATAAAACTGATTTATACGCACAAGCTTATTTTGCTTATGATAGTAAAAAATCAGGTGGATATACAAGAAGCCACTTAAGATTTTCTAAAAAACCTATCACATCTACTTATTTAGTAAGCACTCCGCACTTTATTGCTTGTAGCGTAGCTGCTTATTTAGATATTTACGATGTTTTATCAGGCATTAGAGAAAATGGAACATTCCTACTTAACTCAATTTGGGATGAGCAAACTACAATAGAAAAAATTCCTAATAAAGTTAAAAAAGTTCTAGCAGAAAAAAATGTAAATTTCTATATTATCAATGCTACAAAACTTGCTCGTGAAATTGGTCTTGGCAATAGAACAAATACAATTATGCAAAGTGCATTCTTTAAATTAGCAAAAATTATTGATTATGAAGATGCTCAAAAATATATGAAAGAATTTGCATATAAAAGCTATGTGAAAAAAGGTGAAGCAATAGTTGAAATGAACTATAAGGCTATTGATACAGGAGCACAAGGCTTAGTAAAAGTTAATGTTGATCCAGCATGGGCAAATCTAGTTGTTGAAGAGAAAAAAGCTGATGATAAATACATAGGAACTGCTTTTGTTGAAAACATTGTAAAACCTATGAACGCTGCTAAAGGTGATGATTTACCAGTTTCTGCATTCTTAGGACATGAAGATGGTAGTTTTGAGCACGGAACAACTCAATTTGAAAAGCGTGGCGTTGGTGTTATGGTTCCAAAATGGATTGAGGCAAATTGTATTCAATGTAACCAATGTGCATCAGTATGCCCACATGCAGTAATTCGCCCATTCTTAATCAATGAAGAAGAAATGGCAAACGCTCCAGTAGGAGTAAAAGAGCATTCACTAGATGCTAAAGGTATTAAAGGCGAAAGTCTTAAATTTAAAATCCAAGTATCAGCACTTGATTGTACAGGTTGTGAACTTTGTGTAACTGAGTGTCCAAGTAAAGAAAAATCACTTGTAATGGTTCCACTAGAAGAAGAACTAGAAAAAGGCGAGCAAGATAACGCTGATTATTTATTCCATAAAGTAAGTTATAAAGATAACTATTTAGCAAAAGATACTACAAAAGGTGCTCAATTTGCACAACCATTATTTGAATTCCACGGAGCATGCCCAGGTTGTGGTGAAACTCCATATATCACATTAGTAACAAGAATGTTTGGTGAAAGAATGATGATTGCAAACGCAACAGGATGTAGCTCAATTTATGGTGGTTCTGCACCTTCAACTCCATACCGCAAAAACGATAAAGGTTTTGGACCTGCATGGGGTAACTCATTATTTGAAGATAATGCTGAGTTTGGTATGGGTATGAGAGTTGCAACTGAGACAATTCGTCATAGAATTGAAGATATTATGATTAATACAAAAGATAAAGCTCCAAATGCAATTGCTGCACTTTATGGTGAGTGGTTAGCTAATAAGAAAAATGCTGATATAACAGCAGATGTAAGAGATAGATTAATCCCATTATTAGAGCAACACGCAGAGCTTGAAGGTGCTAAAGAAATTTTAGGACTTAAAAACTATGTAGCTAAAAAATCTCAATGGATTTTCGGAGGCGATGGCTGGGCTTATGATATAGGTTATGGCGGACTTGATCATGTTTTAGCAAGTGGAGAAGATGTGAATGTATTAGTAATGGATACCGAAGTTTATTCAAATACAGGCGGACAAGCATCTAAATCAACAAGAACTGGTGCGGTAGCTCAATTTGCTGCAAGTGGTAAGCCAAGTCAGAAAAAAGACTTAGGACAAATCGCTATGACTTATGGAAATATTTTCGTAGCTCAAGTAAACTCAAACGCAAACTATGCTCATTTTATTAAAGCATTAATTGCAGCTGAAGCTTATGATGGACCAAGCTTAATAATTTGCTATAGCCCTTGTATAGCTCACGGAATTAAAGGCGGAATGGGTGCTAGTGGAGATCATGCTGAAATTGCTACTAAGTGTGGTTATTGGCCGATTTATACTTTTGATCCAAGATTAGAAGAAGAAGGCAAAAACCCATTAAAAATTGTTTCTCGTGAGCCTGATTGGGATTTATATGAAAGCTTTTTAATGGCAGAAGTTCGCTATAATTCTCTTAAAAAGTCTAATCCAAAAGAAGCAGAAGAATTATATGCACGCAACAAAGCAGACGCTCAAAGACGCTACAGACAATTAAAGCGTTTAGCAGCAGCTGATTATTCTAATTAA
- the mscL gene encoding large-conductance mechanosensitive channel protein MscL: MKILQEFKTFAMRGNVVDLAVGVVIGTAFGKIVSSLVSDIIMPIVGVLTGGVDFSDLKLVIKEGAKEAENVTVNYGMFIQNVVDFLIIAFSIFVVVKLINKLKKAEKEEEKQAPAPAPAEDIVLLTEIRDLLKNK, from the coding sequence ATGAAAATTTTACAAGAATTTAAAACATTTGCTATGCGTGGCAATGTTGTGGATTTAGCTGTTGGTGTGGTTATCGGAACTGCTTTTGGTAAGATTGTAAGCTCACTTGTAAGCGATATTATTATGCCTATTGTTGGGGTTTTAACAGGTGGGGTTGATTTTAGCGATTTAAAATTAGTTATCAAAGAAGGTGCTAAAGAAGCTGAGAATGTAACTGTTAATTATGGTATGTTTATTCAAAATGTTGTTGATTTTTTAATCATTGCTTTTTCAATTTTCGTTGTTGTAAAGCTAATCAATAAGCTTAAAAAAGCAGAAAAAGAAGAAGAAAAACAAGCTCCAGCTCCTGCACCTGCAGAAGACATCGTGCTACTAACCGAAATTAGAGATTTATTAAAAAACAAATAA
- a CDS encoding hydrogenase maturation protease produces MRVLVLGIGNILIGDEGAGVIFLEYFRKNLAPNPLIQEEFKNGISTQLVFLDGGTMAMNLAHIIADFDKVYVIDCINADDLEVGDVVFFDYKQVPTNINYQGSAHELEMQMMLNFMNLVGDLPECKILGIVPNRLEPMKIGLSESIQKSFVKLQKTLLNELNKDGFNLEFKGDFSIEKAISNYRNLSSVN; encoded by the coding sequence ATGAGAGTTTTAGTTCTAGGAATTGGAAATATCTTAATAGGCGATGAGGGAGCTGGAGTTATTTTTCTTGAATATTTTAGGAAAAATCTAGCTCCTAATCCTTTAATACAAGAAGAATTTAAAAACGGAATTTCAACTCAATTAGTATTTTTAGACGGCGGAACAATGGCTATGAATTTAGCCCATATAATTGCTGATTTTGATAAAGTTTATGTGATTGACTGTATTAATGCTGATGATTTAGAAGTAGGTGATGTTGTATTTTTTGATTATAAGCAAGTGCCAACTAATATAAATTATCAAGGCAGTGCACATGAGCTTGAAATGCAAATGATGCTTAATTTTATGAATTTAGTTGGTGATTTGCCAGAGTGCAAGATTTTAGGAATTGTTCCAAATCGCCTTGAGCCTATGAAGATTGGCTTAAGTGAAAGTATTCAAAAATCTTTTGTTAAATTACAAAAAACTCTTTTAAATGAATTAAACAAAGATGGTTTTAATTTAGAGTTTAAAGGTGATTTTAGTATTGAAAAAGCGATTAGTAATTATAGGAATTTAAGCAGTGTTAATTAG
- the hypF gene encoding carbamoyltransferase HypF, with product MSVLINITGKVQGVGFRPEVCKLAKAKGLNGYILNDTLGVSLALDCDEKRAREFIKDLKQILKKNRPLASIEKVKITKTNETYNDFIIKKPSKDKRNLAVILPDFAPCKDCIKELNNPKLKRRFNHPFINCTNCGTRYSVIRKIPYDRTNTSMSEFIMCDECSKEYNDLDDRRFFAEPIACNSCGARLNVDLAKAIKYLKNGKIVAIKGVGGFNLLCNANDSNAVDKLRALKQRPKKPLAIMVKDIKMAKQYAEISKKEEQILKSEQRPIMLLKSLNKTAFNIHFEFSQIGIFLPTAPIFHILFKGLDFALVATSANKSGEMIYSKKSEFKRLKPDLIINHNRKIINKIDDSVGQVVNNTYHHLRSARGFSPHYFHHKIKKNINILALGMEEKNEFLIYTNGLCIKSPFIGDLKDISVYENFIKTLRFFVSNYKIKFDYILADLHPHFLYHEKITKEFKIGISKTTKIIKIYHHAAHAMSLNLKNIRAFCFDGTGFKNNHHISGGEVLDITKNTINTAFSFDNFKLVNVKNNELLAYAIMQKYELPYQINNNYDIALKNCKLYTGSLGRIIDAFAYLVCGLKKNDFEAHSGMLIESYYNENIKDIYKVEFELGIINYKDIFASCINESCELACTKFINTIVYIIKTLSPSKRAVLSGGVFCNKTILRLLLEDKEYKFYTPKDFAINDGCIALGQLNYFLNNMNFKD from the coding sequence GTGAGTGTTTTAATTAATATAACAGGCAAGGTTCAAGGAGTAGGATTTCGCCCTGAAGTTTGCAAATTAGCTAAAGCAAAAGGACTTAATGGCTATATTTTAAACGATACTTTAGGAGTTAGTTTAGCGCTTGATTGCGATGAAAAAAGAGCTAGAGAATTTATAAAAGACTTAAAACAAATACTTAAAAAAAATCGCCCATTAGCAAGTATAGAAAAAGTAAAAATTACCAAAACTAATGAAACTTATAATGATTTTATTATCAAAAAACCAAGTAAAGATAAGCGTAATCTAGCAGTTATTTTGCCAGATTTCGCTCCTTGTAAGGATTGCATAAAAGAGCTTAATAATCCTAAGCTAAAACGAAGATTCAATCATCCTTTTATAAACTGCACGAATTGTGGCACAAGATATAGTGTGATAAGAAAAATCCCCTATGATAGAACAAACACTTCTATGAGTGAGTTTATTATGTGCGATGAATGCAGTAAAGAATATAACGACCTTGATGATAGAAGGTTTTTTGCTGAGCCTATTGCATGTAATAGCTGTGGGGCAAGGCTTAATGTAGATTTAGCAAAGGCTATAAAATATCTTAAAAATGGCAAAATTGTAGCGATTAAAGGCGTTGGCGGATTTAATTTATTGTGTAATGCAAACGATAGCAATGCGGTTGATAAATTAAGAGCTTTAAAACAAAGACCTAAAAAACCCTTAGCAATAATGGTTAAAGATATTAAAATGGCTAAGCAATACGCCGAAATTTCAAAAAAAGAAGAGCAAATTTTAAAAAGTGAGCAAAGACCTATAATGCTACTTAAAAGTCTTAACAAAACTGCTTTTAATATACATTTTGAATTTAGCCAAATAGGTATATTTTTGCCAACTGCACCGATATTTCATATACTTTTTAAGGGGCTTGATTTTGCATTAGTGGCTACTAGTGCAAACAAAAGTGGTGAGATGATTTATTCTAAAAAAAGCGAGTTTAAGAGATTAAAACCTGATTTAATAATAAATCATAATAGAAAAATTATTAATAAAATTGATGATAGTGTAGGGCAAGTAGTTAATAATACTTATCATCATTTAAGAAGTGCTAGGGGCTTTTCGCCGCATTATTTTCATCATAAAATAAAGAAAAATATAAATATTCTTGCCCTTGGAATGGAAGAAAAAAACGAGTTTTTAATATATACAAATGGGCTTTGTATAAAATCACCTTTCATAGGGGATTTAAAGGATATTAGTGTTTATGAAAACTTCATTAAAACTTTAAGATTTTTTGTAAGTAATTATAAAATCAAATTTGATTATATTTTGGCTGATTTACACCCACATTTTTTATACCACGAAAAAATTACAAAAGAATTTAAAATAGGAATTAGCAAAACCACAAAAATTATAAAAATCTATCATCACGCAGCCCATGCAATGAGCCTAAATCTTAAAAATATTAGAGCATTTTGTTTTGATGGCACGGGATTTAAGAATAATCATCATATAAGTGGTGGAGAAGTGCTAGACATTACAAAAAATACAATTAATACTGCGTTTTCTTTTGATAATTTTAAATTAGTGAATGTTAAAAATAATGAATTATTAGCCTATGCTATTATGCAAAAATACGAATTACCTTATCAAATAAATAATAATTATGATATAGCCTTAAAAAACTGCAAGCTTTATACAGGCTCACTTGGTAGGATAATTGACGCTTTTGCTTATCTTGTTTGTGGGTTAAAAAAGAATGATTTTGAAGCACATTCGGGAATGCTAATAGAAAGCTATTATAACGAGAATATAAAAGATATTTATAAGGTAGAATTTGAATTAGGAATTATAAATTATAAAGATATTTTTGCAAGTTGTATAAATGAAAGCTGTGAGCTTGCATGCACTAAGTTTATAAATACAATTGTTTATATAATCAAAACTTTAAGTCCTAGTAAAAGAGCGGTTTTAAGTGGTGGAGTGTTTTGTAATAAAACTATTTTAAGGCTGCTTTTAGAAGATAAAGAATATAAATTTTATACTCCAAAAGACTTTGCTATAAACGATGGTTGCATTGCTTTAGGACAACTTAATTACTTCTTAAATAATATGAATTTTAAGGATTAA
- a CDS encoding nickel-dependent hydrogenase large subunit: MQKIVVDPITRIEGHLRVEVIVDDNNVVTDAYAGSTLWRGIETIVKGRDPRDVGFMTQRICGVCTYSHYRAGIEAAENALGIVLPKNAKLTRTLMNAALFMHDHCVHFYQLHGLDFVDVVSALSADPVKAEQEALKWCDKPFACGVGELKAVQEKLKGFVDKGELGIFANAYWGHKTYRFSPEQNLIALSHYLECLKIQRIAAQLMAIFGAKQPHPQSLTVGGVTCVMDILDPARIGEYKTKFLEISDFIHRAYLADIKMAAAVYKNEPSVMNDVGVDNFMCSNEFYLGDEYLFKGGIVTNMLKNPVLSEVDESKITEEATRAWYKNDKALHPYDGEQEPNYTGLVDEKTLNHKGELEDSKVFDMNGKYSWIKAPRYDNLPVQVGPIATIIVNYLAKNPIVVKEVDALLAELNIELKDLLSTLGRTAARMLEVKIISEHALKALDNLIQNLKVDQSTCAPYVIDKNKEYKGRFIGNAPRGVLSHWIRIKDGIVQNYQCVVPSTWNASPKDANGVMGSYEACLIGLKIADLTKPLEIIRKIHSYDPCIACAVHVMDKKGNKLGEYKVGV, translated from the coding sequence ATGCAAAAAATAGTAGTAGATCCAATTACGAGAATTGAAGGACATTTAAGAGTAGAAGTAATAGTTGATGATAATAATGTAGTAACCGATGCTTATGCAGGTTCAACTCTTTGGCGTGGAATTGAAACTATTGTAAAAGGTAGAGATCCAAGAGATGTGGGCTTTATGACGCAAAGAATTTGTGGAGTTTGTACATATTCGCATTATAGAGCAGGTATTGAAGCAGCTGAAAATGCTTTAGGTATAGTTCTGCCAAAAAATGCAAAACTTACAAGAACATTAATGAATGCTGCATTATTTATGCACGATCACTGCGTTCATTTTTATCAATTACACGGGCTTGATTTTGTTGATGTTGTAAGTGCTTTAAGCGCTGATCCAGTAAAAGCTGAGCAAGAAGCTCTAAAATGGTGTGATAAGCCATTTGCTTGTGGTGTTGGAGAGCTTAAAGCTGTTCAAGAAAAGTTAAAAGGCTTTGTTGATAAAGGAGAATTAGGAATATTTGCAAATGCTTATTGGGGACACAAAACTTATCGCTTTAGCCCTGAACAAAACCTAATTGCATTAAGCCACTATTTAGAGTGCTTAAAAATTCAAAGAATTGCAGCACAATTAATGGCTATTTTTGGTGCAAAACAACCACATCCACAAAGCTTAACCGTTGGTGGTGTAACTTGCGTTATGGATATACTTGATCCTGCAAGAATTGGCGAATACAAAACTAAATTCCTTGAAATTAGTGATTTTATTCATCGTGCTTATTTGGCTGATATTAAGATGGCTGCAGCTGTTTATAAAAACGAGCCAAGCGTAATGAATGATGTAGGTGTTGATAATTTCATGTGTTCTAATGAGTTTTATTTAGGAGATGAATATTTATTCAAAGGCGGAATTGTTACAAATATGCTAAAAAACCCTGTTTTAAGCGAAGTAGATGAGAGTAAAATCACAGAAGAAGCAACTAGAGCTTGGTATAAAAATGATAAAGCACTTCATCCTTATGATGGCGAACAAGAGCCAAATTATACAGGTTTAGTAGATGAAAAAACCCTAAATCATAAAGGCGAGTTAGAAGATTCTAAAGTATTTGATATGAATGGAAAATATAGTTGGATTAAAGCTCCAAGATATGATAATTTACCTGTACAAGTTGGACCAATCGCAACAATTATCGTAAATTACTTAGCAAAAAATCCTATCGTTGTAAAAGAAGTTGATGCTTTATTAGCTGAATTAAATATTGAGCTTAAAGACTTACTTAGCACATTAGGAAGAACTGCAGCAAGAATGCTTGAAGTTAAAATTATAAGCGAACACGCTTTAAAAGCTTTAGATAATTTAATCCAAAATCTAAAAGTTGATCAAAGCACTTGCGCGCCTTATGTAATAGATAAAAACAAAGAATATAAAGGTCGCTTTATAGGTAATGCTCCAAGGGGAGTTTTAAGCCACTGGATTAGAATTAAAGATGGTATAGTGCAAAATTATCAATGCGTAGTTCCATCTACATGGAATGCAAGTCCAAAGGATGCTAATGGCGTTATGGGAAGCTATGAAGCTTGCTTAATCGGTCTTAAAATTGCAGATCTTACAAAACCACTTGAAATTATTAGAAAAATACATTCATACGATCCTTGCATTGCTTGTGCTGTGCATGTTATGGATAAAAAAGGTAATAAGTTAGGTGAATATAAAGTAGGGGTGTGA
- the cybH gene encoding Ni/Fe-hydrogenase, b-type cytochrome subunit, with protein MKHYEFSIGLRATHWLRAFAILALCISGFYIASVFIAPDKSTEPNLFMQAKFRFVHNVAGFILLACFIFKLYLFIFDKLSHKERVSIKDCFSIKTWIEQIKFYLFLGKHPHLQGVYNPLQFVSYFFFYIVLALLILTGFVLYINVYHEGFAAMITPFIKPFEEMFGGLAYVRILHHILTWITMIFVGVHIYMAVFNAVKGKDGAMDAIFSGYKYK; from the coding sequence ATGAAACATTATGAGTTTTCTATTGGTCTTAGGGCTACTCATTGGCTAAGAGCTTTTGCTATCTTAGCCCTTTGTATTAGTGGCTTTTATATAGCAAGTGTATTTATTGCGCCTGATAAATCAACTGAGCCAAATTTATTTATGCAAGCAAAGTTTCGCTTCGTGCATAATGTAGCTGGATTTATTCTTTTAGCTTGTTTTATCTTTAAACTTTATCTTTTTATTTTTGATAAATTAAGCCATAAAGAGCGTGTAAGTATAAAGGATTGCTTTAGTATTAAAACTTGGATAGAACAAATTAAGTTTTATTTATTTTTAGGCAAGCACCCACACTTGCAAGGTGTTTATAATCCACTTCAATTTGTGAGCTATTTTTTCTTTTATATTGTTTTAGCATTGCTGATTTTAACAGGTTTCGTGCTTTATATAAATGTATATCATGAAGGCTTTGCAGCTATGATAACTCCGTTTATTAAGCCATTTGAAGAAATGTTTGGCGGACTTGCTTATGTTAGAATTCTTCATCATATTTTAACTTGGATTACTATGATTTTTGTAGGAGTTCATATTTATATGGCTGTATTTAATGCTGTTAAAGGCAAAGATGGTGCAATGGACGCTATATTTAGTGGATACAAATATAAATGA